Proteins found in one Vallitalea guaymasensis genomic segment:
- a CDS encoding LysR family transcriptional regulator, which produces MIDLKLLTFITVAKTKNYTRAADILNITQPGVSQHIKALEDYYNVKLFYKHGKQMELTSEGRLLFSYAIEVNRMSEMIKHELINKSSIINKYYVGATLTIGGYVLPKIIGEYRKKYENTDIILYVENTEAIIKRLYSGDIYLGVIEGPFNKAKVKYEKFRDDELVLAVSKSHPFAEKKSVAIEEVLQNKLILREKGSGTRKVFENKLIASGYRLEDMNVYMEIGNITALISLVESNLGCTIISKEAVKASVKADKLKIVPIKNFNIMREFNFVYLDQSQYGFIKDFIEFCKNPK; this is translated from the coding sequence ATGATAGATCTGAAACTCTTAACATTTATAACTGTAGCTAAGACCAAGAATTATACTAGGGCTGCAGATATTCTGAATATAACTCAACCTGGAGTCTCCCAGCATATAAAAGCGTTGGAAGATTATTATAATGTAAAACTTTTTTACAAACACGGAAAACAAATGGAATTGACCAGCGAAGGTAGGTTACTCTTTTCTTATGCAATAGAAGTTAATAGGATGAGCGAAATGATTAAACATGAATTAATCAATAAATCATCTATAATCAATAAATACTATGTAGGTGCAACATTAACAATAGGAGGTTATGTATTACCTAAGATTATCGGTGAATATCGCAAAAAATACGAAAATACAGATATTATTCTTTACGTAGAAAATACAGAAGCTATAATTAAAAGATTATATAGTGGAGATATTTATTTAGGTGTAATAGAAGGACCTTTCAATAAAGCAAAAGTCAAATACGAGAAATTTCGAGATGATGAATTGGTATTGGCAGTATCTAAATCACATCCATTTGCTGAAAAAAAATCAGTAGCAATTGAGGAAGTACTACAGAACAAGCTGATTCTAAGAGAAAAAGGCTCAGGAACAAGAAAAGTATTTGAAAATAAACTTATAGCATCTGGTTATAGATTAGAAGATATGAACGTTTATATGGAGATAGGAAATATAACAGCATTAATTTCTTTGGTGGAATCTAATTTGGGATGTACTATCATATCAAAAGAGGCTGTAAAAGCATCTGTAAAAGCTGATAAACTTAAAATAGTTCCCATTAAGAATTTTAATATTATGAGGGAGTTTAATTTTGTCTATCTAGACCAGTCCCAATATGGTTTTATTAAAGATTTTATTGAGTTTTGTAAAAATCCTAAGTAA
- a CDS encoding YeiH family protein: MNKTIKKYVPGIVFVLAISIASMFLNDLLKVYINLEALTIAIIIGIIYNNTVGTQKVFNEGVKFSLKKLLKVGIVLLGFKLNINSLLQLGPKILIMVMIYVPVALILSMMLGKVLKVNKKLSALIGVGSCICGASAVVAMAPCIGADDDDSVISVSIVSFLGAIGVLIYSGVAASQMDLSPVQYGAWSGLSLHGVAHALAAAFAGGNEAGEIGTIVKMTRVLMLVPVSIVLSLIFNKGNTSSKKTKFPMYVLYFILAGVINSLGIIPTGITNMLTKASSIFILMAMTAMGLSVNLKSILNKGVKALITGTILFIILSTGSLLVIMNIL; the protein is encoded by the coding sequence ATGAATAAAACTATTAAGAAGTATGTACCGGGTATTGTTTTTGTACTAGCTATATCTATTGCATCAATGTTTCTAAATGATTTGCTAAAGGTATATATTAACCTTGAAGCACTTACTATAGCCATCATAATAGGTATCATTTATAACAATACTGTAGGAACACAAAAAGTATTTAATGAGGGTGTCAAGTTTTCTCTAAAAAAACTCCTTAAAGTGGGAATAGTTTTACTTGGATTCAAGTTGAACATTAATTCCTTATTACAATTGGGACCTAAAATATTGATAATGGTTATGATTTATGTCCCTGTAGCCCTAATTTTATCAATGATGTTAGGTAAAGTATTAAAAGTCAACAAGAAATTATCTGCTCTTATAGGTGTTGGGTCATGTATATGTGGTGCATCTGCTGTAGTTGCAATGGCTCCATGTATAGGTGCAGATGATGATGATTCAGTAATATCTGTATCAATAGTAAGTTTTTTAGGTGCTATTGGAGTGCTGATATATTCAGGAGTAGCAGCTAGTCAAATGGATCTGTCACCAGTTCAATATGGCGCATGGTCAGGTCTTTCTCTTCATGGTGTTGCTCATGCTCTTGCTGCTGCATTTGCTGGAGGTAATGAAGCAGGGGAGATAGGGACCATTGTCAAGATGACAAGAGTGTTGATGCTTGTACCTGTATCAATTGTTTTAAGTCTCATATTCAATAAAGGAAATACTAGTAGCAAGAAGACTAAATTTCCTATGTATGTACTATATTTCATTTTAGCAGGAGTTATAAATTCATTAGGCATAATTCCAACTGGTATCACTAATATGTTAACGAAAGCAAGTTCAATATTTATATTGATGGCAATGACAGCTATGGGATTATCAGTCAATTTGAAAAGTATACTAAATAAGGGTGTAAAGGCTTTAATTACTGGTACCATCTTATTCATAATATTATCTACAGGTAGCTTGTTAGTAATTATGAATATCTTATAA
- a CDS encoding putative ABC transporter permease subunit, with protein sequence MRDIIRLTKVSLISGFNLHSFNIKNIRINKQLWKLLLAIAIIITFAVMYIGYFKFIDKLSLTFIQMNQSYYFNALLYNIMSLLIFIFGIPYIMAYFYFSKETEMLLALPIKPKNILVSKFLLLMIYEYIIVFLAVTPAFIINGIHQNAGLVYYVISVILLLIIPMVPLALCSIILMLVARVTNFSSKRNLIRGIFLFLITFLAIGIQIYLQNNAVLIEQGEFYQNLLTNNETLINMLGNINPLAKCLGTSLVSTLTIRSIMNLLIFIIVNLMFFGLFVVVGDKVYLDGIIGGNEVRSKKKELTDKEFNREINKKSSPYLAIFKIDFITILKTPIYLFNCYGAAIIVPIIIILPLMFGGEISSISIDSILDLYYVNTDFANFIIAGALILTCLFNPTSATTFSREGKYFWISRMIPVKSRDQIIGRSISALLPQIFLVIVLIIGLNSVLDVQIGTYIIGCGLGLLSSVPIILLGMIVDIQRPLLNWSNPQRAVKQNMNVIVTMLLGSIIVLGLGGLTWLLLRLMVDSMIIFGIDLVIILLLTIILYKILKNKIQVRFVEINQ encoded by the coding sequence ATGAGAGATATAATAAGACTAACCAAAGTAAGTTTAATTAGTGGCTTCAATCTGCATAGTTTCAATATAAAAAATATAAGAATAAACAAACAGCTATGGAAATTACTATTAGCAATAGCTATTATTATAACCTTTGCTGTTATGTATATAGGTTATTTTAAATTTATTGATAAACTGAGCTTAACTTTTATACAAATGAATCAAAGTTATTATTTTAATGCCTTATTATATAATATAATGAGTCTCCTTATATTTATATTTGGGATACCTTATATAATGGCTTATTTCTATTTTTCAAAAGAAACTGAGATGTTATTAGCCTTACCTATCAAGCCTAAAAATATATTGGTATCAAAATTCTTATTGCTTATGATATATGAATATATAATAGTATTCTTAGCTGTGACACCTGCATTTATAATTAACGGAATTCATCAAAATGCTGGTTTAGTGTATTATGTAATTTCAGTAATTTTACTACTCATTATACCAATGGTACCCTTAGCACTATGTAGTATTATATTGATGTTAGTGGCTAGGGTAACTAATTTCAGTAGTAAAAGGAATTTAATCAGGGGTATATTTTTATTCTTGATAACATTTTTGGCAATAGGTATTCAGATATATCTACAAAACAATGCTGTATTAATAGAACAAGGGGAGTTCTACCAGAATCTATTGACTAATAATGAAACTTTGATAAATATGTTAGGTAATATTAATCCTTTAGCAAAATGTCTAGGAACATCCCTAGTATCTACTTTAACTATAAGAAGTATTATGAACTTACTCATATTTATTATAGTGAATTTAATGTTTTTTGGTTTGTTTGTTGTTGTAGGAGATAAGGTTTATTTAGATGGAATAATTGGTGGTAATGAAGTTAGGTCCAAGAAAAAAGAACTAACTGATAAAGAATTCAATAGAGAGATTAACAAGAAAAGCAGTCCTTATTTAGCAATATTTAAAATAGATTTTATTACTATATTAAAAACACCAATTTATTTATTTAATTGTTATGGAGCGGCTATTATAGTGCCTATAATAATTATTTTACCATTAATGTTTGGAGGAGAGATCAGTTCCATATCAATTGATTCAATATTAGATTTGTATTATGTTAATACAGACTTTGCTAATTTTATTATTGCAGGTGCTCTAATTTTAACATGCTTGTTTAATCCTACTTCAGCTACTACTTTTTCTAGGGAAGGTAAATATTTTTGGATAAGCAGGATGATACCAGTGAAATCTAGAGATCAGATTATTGGAAGAAGCATAAGCGCTTTGTTGCCACAGATTTTCTTGGTAATAGTTCTCATAATAGGATTAAATTCAGTATTGGATGTTCAAATAGGCACATATATCATTGGGTGTGGATTAGGATTATTAAGTTCAGTACCTATAATATTACTAGGAATGATAGTTGATATACAACGACCATTATTAAATTGGAGTAATCCTCAGAGGGCTGTAAAACAAAACATGAATGTCATAGTTACAATGTTATTGGGAAGTATTATAGTTTTAGGTTTAGGTGGATTAACATGGTTGCTACTGAGATTAATGGTTGATAGCATGATAATTTTTGGTATTGATTTGGTTATAATCTTATTACTTACAATTATTTTATACAAGATACTGAAAAATAAAATTCAAGTCAGGTTCGTTGAAATAAATCAATAG
- a CDS encoding ATP-binding protein: protein MKSFLGRKTELQKLSSEYKRESSFVVMYGRCRVGKTTLIKEFIKDKKALYFLSTSELEINNRNRFIKSIADFTGMPYLKNSNFDNWYDIFEIIVNYQPEEKKIIVIDEFQYLVNANPSFTSIFQRIWDDILKDNNIMVILCGSYISMMTTQVLHYSSPLYGRRTCQMKLKPLKFTEIKEGFRNLRFNELVSLYAVTGGVPKYLEFFDNNLGFFENIKNEILDKNGFLYEEPTFLLQKEVRETMTYFSMIQTIADNNHKLSKIASALEVPATKLTPYIKTLMDLSLVEKRIPVTEKNPSKSKKGLYYIEDNFIEFWFRFVYPYKSELEMENIQYVVDKIKNNLIDNHVSFVYEDICREQFVNQSSELGFIISKIGSYWDSKVEIDIVAIDNDNKKLIVGECKYLNKPMKDSVFYNLIEKADSIKGYDDYDKVYVLFSLNGFEDRIMNINNTRNDLILFDNNK, encoded by the coding sequence ATGAAGAGCTTTTTAGGTAGGAAAACAGAATTACAAAAGTTAAGTAGTGAGTATAAGAGAGAGAGCAGTTTCGTTGTTATGTACGGTAGGTGTAGAGTTGGTAAAACCACACTCATCAAAGAATTTATCAAGGATAAGAAAGCACTATATTTTCTATCTACATCTGAACTTGAAATAAATAATAGGAATAGATTCATAAAATCCATAGCTGATTTTACTGGTATGCCTTATCTCAAAAATAGTAACTTTGATAATTGGTATGATATTTTTGAAATAATCGTTAATTATCAACCAGAAGAAAAAAAGATAATTGTCATAGATGAATTTCAATATCTTGTTAACGCTAATCCATCTTTTACTTCTATATTCCAAAGAATATGGGACGATATATTAAAAGATAATAATATTATGGTTATATTATGTGGCTCTTATATTAGTATGATGACAACCCAGGTTCTTCATTATTCCAGTCCGTTATATGGTAGAAGAACATGTCAAATGAAGCTTAAGCCTCTTAAATTTACTGAAATAAAAGAAGGTTTTAGGAATTTACGATTTAATGAACTGGTAAGTCTATATGCAGTAACAGGTGGTGTGCCTAAATATCTAGAGTTCTTTGATAATAATTTAGGTTTTTTTGAAAATATAAAAAATGAGATATTGGATAAGAATGGATTCTTATACGAAGAACCAACATTTTTATTGCAAAAAGAAGTTAGAGAGACTATGACATACTTCTCTATGATACAGACTATTGCTGATAACAATCATAAGCTATCTAAGATAGCATCAGCACTAGAAGTTCCAGCTACAAAGCTTACGCCCTATATAAAAACGCTAATGGACTTGAGCCTAGTGGAAAAACGTATACCAGTAACAGAAAAAAATCCAAGTAAAAGTAAGAAGGGATTATATTATATAGAGGATAACTTTATAGAATTTTGGTTTAGATTCGTTTATCCTTATAAAAGTGAGCTAGAGATGGAAAACATACAGTATGTTGTTGATAAAATCAAGAATAATCTTATAGATAATCATGTAAGTTTTGTATATGAAGATATTTGTAGGGAACAGTTTGTTAATCAATCAAGTGAATTGGGATTTATAATTAGCAAGATAGGAAGTTATTGGGATTCCAAAGTGGAGATTGATATTGTTGCTATAGATAATGATAATAAGAAACTTATCGTCGGTGAATGTAAGTATTTGAATAAACCAATGAAGGATAGTGTATTTTATAACTTGATTGAAAAAGCTGATAGCATAAAAGGTTATGATGATTATGACAAGGTTTATGTATTGTTTTCTCTAAATGGTTTTGAGGATAGGATTATGAATATAAATAATACACGTAATGATTTGATTTTATTTGATAATAACAAATAG
- a CDS encoding DUF1540 domain-containing protein, whose translation MQSGNYNASIGCTVSECKYHTDNDYCSLDHIKVVNSSVSNLDNLTNSVKTQEITDCGSFEAR comes from the coding sequence ATGCAATCAGGAAATTATAATGCTAGCATAGGGTGTACAGTAAGTGAATGTAAATATCATACAGATAATGATTATTGTTCACTTGATCACATCAAAGTAGTTAATTCCAGCGTTTCTAATTTGGATAATTTGACTAATTCAGTAAAGACACAAGAAATTACAGATTGTGGTAGTTTTGAAGCTAGATAA
- a CDS encoding PRK06851 family protein has protein sequence MKKTSKIRHLFPGGNTTQGFFSYYDNILRQDEATRIICLKGGPGVGKSTYMKRIGKAMEEKNYDIEYLHCSSDPDSLDGVFIPAIKFAIIDGTSPHVVDPKNPGAVDEIIHLGDFWNEEGIVKNKKQILDVNAAVGKLFKRAYRYLAAAKNLYTDIELIHQDAVNKAGVYIEAQKIISKILGNINVSKKIGRVRKLFASAITPKGFVNHLDSVIGCNDKIYRIIGEPGTNTSKLLELIMEDAIKKGIDVEAFYCPIDPENKIEHLVIKKLGVAFITTNDFHDLKVVNSQIIDMNKYIDYTILNQYFDVLQYDYRVFRELVETAITTIHDAKKSHDYLETLYIPHMDFDKVKQSEDKTLKRILKYAEELNV, from the coding sequence ATGAAGAAAACAAGTAAAATCAGACATTTGTTTCCTGGGGGGAATACCACACAAGGATTTTTTTCATACTATGACAATATTTTAAGACAAGATGAAGCAACTAGAATTATTTGTCTAAAAGGGGGACCAGGAGTAGGTAAATCCACCTATATGAAGAGAATAGGCAAAGCTATGGAAGAGAAAAACTACGACATAGAATATCTACACTGTTCCTCAGACCCTGACTCATTAGATGGAGTTTTTATACCAGCTATAAAATTTGCAATAATTGATGGAACATCACCCCATGTAGTTGACCCTAAAAATCCGGGAGCAGTAGATGAGATTATCCATCTAGGAGATTTCTGGAATGAAGAAGGCATAGTAAAAAATAAAAAACAAATTTTAGATGTCAATGCTGCTGTAGGTAAATTATTTAAACGTGCCTATAGATATTTAGCAGCTGCTAAGAATCTATATACTGATATTGAGCTGATACACCAAGACGCAGTTAATAAAGCAGGAGTTTATATTGAAGCACAAAAAATTATTTCTAAGATATTAGGGAATATTAATGTATCAAAGAAAATTGGCAGAGTAAGAAAATTATTCGCCAGTGCCATTACACCAAAAGGATTTGTTAATCATCTGGATTCAGTTATTGGCTGTAATGATAAAATATATAGAATAATAGGCGAACCAGGTACCAATACATCAAAATTGCTTGAGTTGATTATGGAAGATGCCATAAAAAAAGGAATAGACGTTGAAGCTTTTTATTGTCCTATAGATCCTGAAAACAAAATTGAGCATTTAGTAATAAAAAAACTTGGTGTGGCATTTATAACAACTAATGATTTCCATGACTTGAAAGTTGTTAATTCCCAGATAATAGATATGAACAAATATATTGATTATACTATATTAAATCAGTATTTTGACGTATTACAATATGATTATAGAGTATTTAGAGAACTAGTGGAAACTGCAATAACTACTATTCATGATGCAAAGAAATCTCATGATTATCTTGAAACTCTTTATATTCCACATATGGATTTTGACAAAGTAAAACAAAGTGAAGATAAGACGCTGAAGAGAATACTTAAATATGCTGAAGAACTTAATGTTTAA
- a CDS encoding beta-propeller domain-containing protein: MKKNLSFGIMICMLSLMITGSCLLIDNNYVNAENNQSITVNKQQEEANIKEIFDSSINIYNKIQSKFDINFIKKITTSTDSKNIFELPTIKSKDELIKLVNEHMYDYCNEIKGEIQITMNSKNEASTESKSSAKSNSDTNNQVEGVEEGDSVKTDGKFIYIINNNKISIINPNPEEGKIISEITLGEDEKDIAEIFLADNKLIVVGNKYGFYVDKKPMYSKKKDNTTHFRHTYDINVETSFVKIYDLENINAPKIIKDYTFDGYYISGRTIEDNFYMVTSKTIGNYIYYDYKDKSGFDNNILPCFIDNETMEKTTINYNQIKYFPGNLEPNYIVTIGIDLTDIEEIPDVNAYLGKTRNIYVSENYLYTSFYKDRETIIYQFKLEDGKITESGKGKVNGSILNQFSMDEHNNHFRIATTSNDWSSSKSGNNVYILDNNMNTVGKLENIAKGEKIYSTRFMGDKLYMVTFKQIDPFFVIDTSDVTKPEVLGYLKIPGYSKYLHMIDDNHVLGFGQETHEGKYGARTDGFKISLFDVTDVNNPIEKDKTVIGEAGTSSELLYNHKALMYLNKDNMMAFPIQIVEDHQHTFKGAYVYNINNHSLELKGTLTQFDSPSEFKVYYPDKNITRILFIDKYLYTISENAVFIHDVNNLKKIGEVKLY, translated from the coding sequence ATGAAGAAAAATTTAAGTTTTGGTATTATGATATGTATGCTGAGCTTAATGATAACAGGTAGCTGTTTACTCATTGATAATAACTACGTGAATGCAGAAAATAACCAGTCTATTACAGTAAATAAACAACAAGAGGAAGCTAACATCAAAGAAATATTTGATTCATCTATTAACATATACAATAAAATTCAATCAAAATTCGATATCAATTTCATAAAAAAAATTACAACTTCAACTGACAGCAAAAATATTTTTGAATTGCCTACTATAAAATCTAAAGATGAGCTGATAAAACTTGTAAATGAGCATATGTACGATTATTGTAATGAAATTAAAGGTGAAATACAAATTACAATGAATTCTAAAAATGAAGCATCTACAGAAAGTAAATCATCTGCTAAATCTAATTCTGACACCAATAATCAAGTTGAAGGAGTAGAAGAAGGAGACAGTGTAAAAACCGATGGTAAATTTATATATATAATAAATAATAATAAAATATCTATAATAAATCCTAATCCAGAAGAAGGGAAAATAATAAGTGAAATAACATTAGGTGAAGATGAAAAAGATATTGCAGAAATATTTTTGGCAGATAATAAATTAATAGTAGTCGGCAACAAATACGGTTTCTATGTAGATAAAAAACCAATGTATTCTAAGAAGAAAGATAATACTACCCATTTTCGTCATACCTATGATATTAATGTAGAAACAAGTTTTGTTAAAATATATGATCTGGAAAATATCAACGCACCTAAAATAATTAAAGATTATACTTTTGATGGATACTACATTTCTGGAAGAACCATAGAAGATAATTTTTATATGGTAACATCCAAGACAATAGGAAATTACATATATTATGATTACAAGGATAAAAGTGGTTTTGACAATAATATTTTACCATGCTTTATTGACAATGAAACCATGGAAAAAACTACTATAAACTATAACCAAATCAAATATTTCCCAGGTAATTTAGAACCAAACTATATAGTTACTATAGGGATAGATTTAACAGACATAGAAGAGATACCAGATGTTAATGCTTACTTAGGTAAAACTAGGAATATTTATGTATCAGAAAATTACTTGTATACTTCATTCTATAAAGACAGAGAAACAATTATCTACCAATTTAAGCTTGAAGATGGAAAAATAACCGAATCAGGCAAAGGTAAAGTTAATGGAAGTATATTAAATCAATTTTCCATGGATGAACATAACAACCACTTCAGAATCGCTACAACAAGTAATGATTGGAGTAGTAGTAAGTCAGGAAACAATGTTTATATACTAGATAATAATATGAATACTGTAGGTAAGTTAGAAAATATAGCTAAAGGAGAGAAAATATACAGTACAAGATTTATGGGAGATAAATTATACATGGTTACATTTAAACAAATTGACCCATTTTTTGTAATAGATACATCGGATGTAACCAAACCAGAAGTACTTGGATATCTAAAAATACCAGGTTATAGCAAATATCTCCATATGATAGATGATAACCATGTATTAGGCTTTGGGCAAGAGACACATGAAGGAAAATATGGTGCTAGAACAGATGGATTCAAAATATCTCTATTTGATGTAACTGATGTTAATAATCCAATAGAAAAAGACAAAACTGTAATAGGAGAAGCTGGTACCAGTTCAGAATTATTATATAATCATAAGGCACTAATGTATCTGAATAAAGATAACATGATGGCTTTCCCTATACAGATTGTAGAAGATCATCAACACACCTTCAAAGGTGCTTATGTCTATAATATAAATAATCACTCACTAGAATTGAAAGGCACATTAACTCAATTTGATAGCCCAAGCGAATTCAAAGTCTATTATCCAGATAAGAATATCACTAGAATATTATTTATAGATAAATATCTATATACAATATCAGAAAATGCTGTCTTTATACATGATGTAAATAACTTGAAGAAAATAGGAGAAGTCAAATTATATTAA
- a CDS encoding class-II aminoacyl-tRNA synthetase family protein, with the protein MNNNRSILYNEYFCLDEKDCSYIEELDNKICEFLKIFKAKNIIIPSFIRRDILEKSGYFGKNRHQLTAVAVAHPDHYEQIEAEREITDETSQLSGLYLTPAACLHVYPMFENQVISESMCLTGKGKVYRYEGGKHDGLQHFWEFNVRECIFIGSESYVRESLEQFEKWLYQYVLTIDEDAVVQPAFDHFFGSSNQLKAWKKFQLMNQMKRELIVHIDEREIALASFNYHGTKFSKTYNFDNSNEIVTGCVGVGHERWLRLIKWINEK; encoded by the coding sequence ATGAATAACAATCGTAGTATATTATACAATGAATACTTTTGCTTGGATGAGAAGGATTGCAGTTATATTGAAGAGTTAGATAACAAAATCTGTGAATTCTTAAAGATATTCAAGGCAAAGAATATTATAATACCCTCTTTTATAAGAAGAGATATATTGGAGAAAAGCGGATATTTTGGTAAAAATAGACATCAATTAACTGCAGTCGCAGTTGCTCATCCAGACCACTATGAACAAATTGAAGCAGAGAGAGAAATTACAGATGAAACGTCACAACTAAGTGGGCTATATTTGACTCCTGCCGCCTGTCTTCATGTTTACCCAATGTTTGAAAACCAAGTCATATCAGAATCAATGTGCCTTACAGGAAAAGGAAAAGTGTATCGATATGAAGGGGGAAAGCATGATGGATTACAGCATTTTTGGGAATTCAATGTAAGAGAGTGTATTTTTATTGGATCAGAGTCATATGTCAGGGAATCCTTAGAACAATTTGAAAAGTGGTTGTATCAGTATGTATTGACTATAGATGAAGATGCAGTTGTACAACCAGCCTTTGATCATTTCTTTGGTTCATCCAACCAGTTGAAAGCATGGAAAAAATTTCAGTTAATGAATCAAATGAAACGAGAATTGATTGTTCATATTGATGAAAGGGAAATTGCTCTTGCTTCATTTAATTATCATGGTACAAAGTTCAGTAAGACATATAATTTTGATAATAGTAATGAGATTGTTACAGGTTGTGTAGGTGTTGGACATGAAAGATGGTTAAGATTAATTAAGTGGATAAATGAGAAGTAA
- a CDS encoding RNA 2'-phosphotransferase: MNYTELSKEVSYALRHNPQEYGLVLDDDGWVDTEDLLEALRKKKKWNKVDVNDLIKIIDESNKKRHEIIDNKIRALYGHSTNKTIIKEKIEPPEFLYHGTARRFLDSIKKNGLTPMKRQYVHLSEDKETAYEVGKRRDSKPVVLKVMAKDAWNNGVAFYLGNDTIWLSDLIPNNYITHE, translated from the coding sequence ATGAACTATACAGAATTAAGCAAAGAAGTATCTTATGCCCTAAGACATAATCCACAGGAGTATGGCTTAGTACTTGATGACGATGGATGGGTAGATACAGAAGATTTATTAGAGGCATTAAGAAAAAAGAAAAAATGGAACAAAGTAGATGTAAATGATTTAATAAAAATAATTGATGAATCAAATAAAAAGAGACATGAAATTATTGATAATAAAATAAGAGCACTATATGGGCATTCAACTAATAAAACAATTATAAAGGAAAAGATTGAACCGCCCGAATTTCTATATCATGGTACTGCTAGAAGATTTCTTGACTCAATAAAGAAGAATGGGTTGACTCCAATGAAAAGACAATACGTTCATTTATCAGAAGATAAGGAGACAGCTTATGAAGTAGGCAAACGTAGAGATAGCAAACCTGTAGTGTTGAAAGTAATGGCTAAAGATGCATGGAATAATGGAGTAGCCTTTTACTTAGGTAATGATACCATTTGGTTATCAGATTTAATACCCAATAATTATATTACCCATGAATAG
- a CDS encoding ABC transporter ATP-binding protein: MLKVNNLSKTYSKGNTKAVDNLNFSVKKGEIFGFLGPNGAGKTTTIKMIVGLLKPTNGKVIINNIDNQKNVLQAKRHISYVPDKPEVFDKLKGISYLNFIADVYGVKQEDKRKRMEYYLELFSMKDAVNDVISSYSHGMKQKIALIGALLHEPDLFILDEPMVGLDPKSSYNLKEVMRSRCEKGKSVFFSTHVLEVAEKLCDRIAIINKGKIIAQGTMEELRALEGEENSLEKIFLELTEK; the protein is encoded by the coding sequence ATGTTAAAAGTTAATAATTTATCAAAAACATATTCAAAAGGAAACACCAAGGCAGTAGATAATCTTAATTTTTCAGTTAAGAAAGGGGAGATATTTGGATTTTTAGGACCCAATGGAGCAGGAAAAACAACTACTATCAAAATGATTGTTGGACTTTTGAAACCAACAAATGGTAAGGTTATAATCAATAATATAGATAATCAGAAGAATGTATTACAAGCTAAGAGACACATCAGTTATGTACCTGATAAACCCGAGGTATTTGATAAGTTAAAAGGTATAAGTTATCTTAACTTCATTGCTGACGTATATGGAGTTAAACAGGAAGATAAAAGAAAAAGAATGGAATATTATCTAGAATTATTTTCCATGAAAGATGCAGTAAATGATGTAATAAGCAGTTATTCTCATGGTATGAAGCAAAAGATTGCTTTAATAGGTGCACTTTTACATGAACCTGACCTTTTTATATTAGATGAACCAATGGTTGGGCTAGATCCAAAGTCTTCATATAACTTAAAAGAGGTTATGAGAAGTAGATGTGAAAAGGGTAAGTCAGTATTCTTTTCAACCCATGTTTTAGAAGTAGCAGAGAAATTATGCGATAGAATAGCTATTATAAATAAAGGAAAAATTATAGCTCAAGGCACAATGGAAGAATTGAGAGCTCTAGAGGGAGAAGAAAATTCTTTGGAAAAAATATTCTTGGAGTTGACAGAAAAATGA